From Woronichinia naegeliana WA131, the proteins below share one genomic window:
- a CDS encoding superoxide dismutase, which yields MAYELPALPFGYTELEPLISKSTLEFHHDKHHAAYVNNYNNLVKGTDLDDQPLEEVITAIAGDASKAGIFNNAAQAWNHTFYWNSIKPNGGGTPTGDLAAKINADFGSFEQFVEAFKTAAATQFGSGWAWLVLDKGTLKVVKTVNADNPLTAGQTPLLTIDVWEHAYYLDFQNRRPDYISEFITKLVNWDFVAANLAAA from the coding sequence ATGGCCTACGAACTTCCTGCCTTACCTTTCGGTTATACCGAGCTTGAACCCCTCATCTCTAAAAGCACCTTAGAGTTTCATCATGACAAGCACCATGCCGCCTATGTCAACAATTATAATAACTTGGTAAAGGGAACAGATTTAGACGATCAACCCCTTGAAGAGGTGATCACGGCGATCGCGGGCGATGCTTCTAAAGCCGGTATTTTTAATAATGCAGCCCAAGCTTGGAACCATACCTTCTACTGGAATTCTATTAAGCCCAATGGTGGTGGTACGCCGACTGGAGACTTAGCCGCAAAAATTAATGCCGATTTTGGTAGCTTTGAGCAATTTGTTGAGGCCTTTAAAACTGCTGCCGCCACTCAATTTGGCAGTGGATGGGCTTGGCTAGTATTAGATAAAGGTACCTTAAAAGTGGTTAAAACCGTGAATGCCGATAATCCCCTCACCGCCGGTCAAACCCCTTTGTTAACCATTGACGTTTGGGAGCACGCCTATTATTTAGACTTCCAAAACCGTCGTCCCGACTACATCAGTGAATTTATTACCAAATTAGTCAACTGGGACTTTGTTGCGGCCAATCTAGCTGCGGCTTAA
- the sbcD gene encoding exonuclease subunit SbcD, translating into MIKILHLSDIHLGSGFSHGRINPATGLNTRLEDFVKALSLCLDRAIAEPVDLVLFGGDAFPDATPPPYVQEAFASQFRRLADANIPTVLLVGNHDQHSQGNGGASLSIYRTLAVPGFIVGDRLKTHLIPTLNGDIQIVTLPWLTRSTLLTRPETEGLSLEEINALLITKLQPALEGEIRQLNPQLPTILLAHLMADRASFGAERFLAVGKGFTIPIALLMRPEWDYVALGHVHKHQNLNPHNNPPMVYPGSIERVDFGEEKEEKGYIYLEIEKGQVQWQFCPLPSRSFQTLEVDLSEANDPQKILLQAIAKKEIKDAVVRLIYKVRSEQLELLNNQEIYALLKASHSYTIRPELVSQLARPRLPELGVGHCLDPMVALKTYLDNRPDIQDLGPDLLEAAQQLLSSDRELV; encoded by the coding sequence ATGATTAAGATTTTGCATTTGTCAGATATTCATTTAGGGAGTGGTTTCTCTCACGGTCGCATTAATCCGGCCACCGGTTTAAACACTCGTTTAGAAGATTTTGTCAAGGCTCTCAGTCTTTGTCTGGATCGCGCGATCGCCGAACCTGTGGATTTAGTGCTTTTTGGCGGAGATGCTTTTCCCGATGCCACACCACCGCCCTATGTTCAAGAAGCTTTTGCCTCTCAATTTCGTCGTTTAGCTGATGCCAATATTCCCACAGTTTTATTAGTGGGCAATCATGATCAACATTCCCAGGGTAATGGGGGAGCCAGTTTATCCATTTATCGTACCTTAGCAGTACCAGGCTTTATTGTCGGCGATCGCCTGAAAACCCATCTAATTCCGACCTTAAATGGTGATATTCAAATTGTCACCTTACCTTGGTTAACCCGTTCAACCTTGCTGACCCGTCCTGAAACCGAAGGATTATCCCTAGAAGAAATTAATGCCCTTTTAATTACTAAATTACAACCCGCTTTAGAAGGGGAAATTCGTCAACTAAATCCCCAATTACCAACAATTTTATTGGCCCATTTAATGGCAGATCGAGCCAGTTTTGGGGCTGAACGTTTTCTGGCGGTGGGTAAGGGTTTTACGATTCCGATTGCCCTTTTAATGCGTCCAGAATGGGACTATGTGGCCTTGGGTCATGTTCATAAACATCAAAATCTTAATCCCCATAATAATCCGCCAATGGTTTATCCAGGCAGTATTGAACGGGTGGATTTTGGGGAAGAAAAAGAAGAGAAGGGTTATATTTATTTAGAAATTGAAAAGGGACAAGTCCAATGGCAGTTTTGTCCATTACCATCCCGTTCTTTTCAGACTTTAGAAGTGGATCTATCTGAAGCTAATGATCCTCAAAAGATCCTGCTTCAGGCGATCGCCAAAAAAGAGATTAAAGACGCGGTGGTTCGTCTCATTTACAAGGTGCGATCGGAGCAATTAGAACTCCTTAATAATCAGGAAATTTACGCACTTCTTAAGGCCAGCCATTCCTATACCATTCGCCCTGAATTAGTCAGCCAATTGGCCCGACCACGACTGCCGGAACTGGGAGTAGGACATTGTCTAGATCCAATGGTGGCCCTTAAAACCTATCTTGATAATCGGCCAGATATCCAAGACCTAGGCCCCGATCTCCTCGAAGCGGCCCAACAGTTGTTAAGCAGTGATCGCGAACTTGTTTAG
- a CDS encoding LL-diaminopimelate aminotransferase, protein MRFAQRLQSLETNVFADMDRAKALAKSQGKTIIDLSLGSSDLPVAPSILAEIGRSLHDPSTHGYLLHRETQNFRESVAQWYQQRFGLSVNSETEVLPLIGSQEGTAHLPLAILDPGDFALLLDPGYPSHAGGVYLAGGQIYGMPLRPENNFLPVFANIPAAILAQAKLMVLSYPHNPTTAIAPLAFFEEAVAFCRKHQLVLVHDFPYLDFGFAGTPAFPSVLQADPQKSLSIEFFTFSKSYNMGGFRIGFAIGNQDLILALRRIKAMVDFNQYRGILNGAIAALNSPMTLVEETVLTFQKRRDIFIEALEKIGWSIPSPRATMYVWAKLPQAWQQNSIQFCQQLVLKTGVAVSPGAGFGKEGEGYVRFALVHEPDVLTLAVEKIADFLHHD, encoded by the coding sequence ATGCGCTTCGCTCAACGGTTGCAGTCTCTAGAAACCAATGTTTTTGCTGATATGGATCGGGCTAAAGCTCTAGCTAAATCCCAGGGAAAAACCATTATTGATCTCTCCCTTGGTTCTTCGGATTTACCCGTCGCGCCCAGCATCTTGGCGGAAATTGGGCGATCGCTCCATGATCCCAGCACTCATGGTTATTTACTGCACCGAGAAACCCAAAATTTTCGAGAGTCGGTTGCTCAATGGTATCAACAACGCTTTGGTTTGTCCGTTAATTCTGAAACGGAAGTTTTGCCCCTGATTGGCTCTCAGGAAGGCACAGCCCATTTACCTTTGGCGATTCTTGATCCTGGCGATTTTGCCCTCTTACTAGATCCGGGCTATCCTTCCCATGCGGGTGGTGTTTATTTAGCAGGAGGACAAATTTATGGAATGCCGCTACGGCCAGAAAATAATTTTTTGCCGGTTTTTGCCAATATTCCGGCTGCAATTTTAGCCCAGGCAAAGTTAATGGTCTTGAGCTATCCCCACAATCCCACCACCGCGATCGCGCCCTTGGCTTTTTTTGAAGAAGCCGTTGCCTTTTGTCGAAAACATCAATTAGTTTTGGTTCACGATTTTCCCTATTTAGATTTTGGCTTTGCTGGCACACCTGCGTTTCCTTCAGTGTTACAAGCCGATCCCCAAAAATCCCTTAGTATCGAATTTTTTACTTTTTCTAAGTCCTATAATATGGGCGGATTTCGCATTGGCTTTGCGATTGGCAATCAGGATTTAATTTTGGCTTTGCGTCGGATTAAAGCAATGGTAGATTTTAATCAATATCGAGGGATTTTGAACGGAGCGATCGCGGCCTTAAATAGTCCAATGACCTTGGTCGAAGAAACGGTTTTAACCTTCCAAAAACGACGGGATATTTTTATTGAAGCCTTAGAAAAAATTGGCTGGTCTATACCTTCACCTAGAGCAACAATGTACGTGTGGGCAAAATTACCTCAAGCTTGGCAACAGAATTCGATCCAGTTTTGTCAACAATTAGTATTAAAAACGGGAGTCGCCGTTTCTCCTGGAGCCGGTTTTGGTAAGGAAGGTGAAGGTTATGTGCGGTTTGCCTTGGTTCATGAACCGGATGTTTTAACACTTGCCGTCGAAAAAATTGCCGATTTTCTTCACCATGACTAA